From one Mesoplodon densirostris isolate mMesDen1 chromosome 19, mMesDen1 primary haplotype, whole genome shotgun sequence genomic stretch:
- the LIN7B gene encoding LOW QUALITY PROTEIN: protein lin-7 homolog B (The sequence of the model RefSeq protein was modified relative to this genomic sequence to represent the inferred CDS: substituted 1 base at 1 genomic stop codon) translates to MGSEGRAARPEQXQMGRCARWASPPQGALVSGAWPRAAPPSSPATARRVPRSGGADMAALVEPLGLERDVSRAVELLERLQRSGELPPQKLQALQRVLQSRFCSAIREVYEQLYDTLDITGSAEIRAHATAKATVAAFTASEGHAHPRVVELPKTDEGLGFNIMGGKEQNSPIYISRVIPGGVADRHGGLKRGDQLLSVNGVSVEGEQHEKAVELLKAAQGSVKLVVRYTPQVLEEMEARFEKMRSARRRQQHQSYSSLESRG, encoded by the exons ATGGGGTCTGAGGGCAGGGCAGCGAGACCCGAGCAGTAGCAGATGGGACGGTGCGCTCGCTGGGCCTCGCCTCCGCAGGGGGCGCTCGTCTCAGGGGCGTGGCCTCGAGCAGCCCCGCCCTCCTCGCCGGCGACCGCCAGGCGGGTGCCTCGCAGCGGCGGCGCCGACATGGCTGCTCTGGTGGAGCCGCTGGGGCTGGAGCGGG ACGTGTCCCGGGCGGTGGAGCTCCTCGAGCGGCTCCAGCGCAGCGGGGAGCTGCCCCCGCAGAAGTTGCAGGCCCTCCAGCGAGTCCTGCAGAGCCGCTTCTGCTCTGCCATCCGGGAG GTGTATGAGCAACTCTATGACACGCTGGACATCACCGGCAGTGCTGAGATCCGGGCCCACGCCACAGCCAAG GCCACGGTGGCCGCCTTCACAGCCAGTGAGGGCCACGCACATCCCAGGGTAGTGGAACTGCCCAAGACGGATGAGGGCCTGGGCTTCAACATCATGGGGGGCAAGGAGCAGAATTCGCCCATCTACATCTCCCGTGTCATACCTGGAGGTGTGGCTGACCGCCACGGAGGCCTCAAGCGTGGGGATCAGCTGCTGTCAGTGAATGGCGTG AGCGTTGAGGGTGAGCAGCATGAGAAGGCAGTGGAGTTGCTGAAGGCTGCCCAGGGCTCGGTGAAGCTGGTGGTGCGCTATACACCTCAAGTGCTGGAGGAGATGGAGGCCCGCTTTGAGAAGATGCGCTCTGCCCGGCGGCGCCAGCAACATCAGAGCTACTC GTCCTTGGAGTCTCGAGGCTGA